The Halorhabdus sp. BNX81 genome includes a region encoding these proteins:
- a CDS encoding sodium:solute symporter family protein, whose product MANVALQLGIVVGYLLLALGVGLVAYRLTERSAEDYYLANRTIGTVVLLFTTFATLLSAFTFFGGPNLAFSAGPEWILVMGLMDGVIFGILWYVMGYKQWLIGRKHGYVTVGEMLGDRFDSRTLRGLVAGISLFWLLEYVMLQQVGAGRALESLTEGAIPYWAGATLITAFMIGYVVLAGMRGVAWTDTLQGVFMLVLVWVALAWIAVSAGGPGELTAAMGEANPEFLSLGGGLYSPQYMLSMAIAIGFGVAMFPQINQRFFVARSQRVLKRSLALWPLLVILLFVPAFILGAWATGLGVTPNARGNILPPLLNAYTPTWFAALVVAGAMAAMMSSSDSMLLSGSSYLTRDLYRPFVDPDASDRREDLVARLAVVAFALIALAMSLGTNLTLIEIGATAFKGYAQLTLPVLVALYWRGTTRAGMLAGVGISQAFYLLATFTDPVPATYGGWQAGLIGMGIGLVLTVGVSLVTRAAPEENADRFVTPERTDAE is encoded by the coding sequence ATGGCGAACGTCGCCCTGCAACTCGGGATCGTCGTCGGCTACTTGCTGCTCGCTCTGGGCGTCGGGTTGGTCGCGTATCGGCTGACCGAGCGCTCGGCGGAGGACTACTACCTGGCGAATCGGACGATCGGAACGGTCGTCCTCCTCTTTACGACCTTCGCGACGCTGCTGTCGGCCTTTACGTTCTTTGGCGGTCCCAATCTGGCGTTCTCGGCCGGGCCGGAATGGATCCTCGTCATGGGGCTGATGGACGGCGTCATCTTCGGGATCCTGTGGTACGTGATGGGGTACAAGCAGTGGCTGATCGGTCGGAAACACGGGTACGTCACGGTCGGGGAGATGCTTGGCGACCGCTTTGACTCCCGGACACTGCGCGGCCTGGTCGCCGGGATCAGCCTCTTCTGGCTACTGGAGTACGTCATGCTCCAGCAGGTCGGGGCCGGCCGGGCGCTGGAATCGCTCACTGAAGGGGCGATCCCGTACTGGGCGGGCGCGACGTTGATCACCGCATTTATGATCGGGTACGTCGTCCTCGCGGGGATGCGCGGCGTCGCCTGGACAGACACGTTACAGGGCGTGTTCATGCTCGTCCTCGTGTGGGTTGCCCTCGCCTGGATCGCCGTCTCGGCGGGTGGCCCCGGCGAGTTGACGGCGGCGATGGGCGAGGCCAACCCCGAGTTCCTCTCGCTTGGCGGCGGGTTGTACTCGCCCCAATACATGCTCTCGATGGCGATCGCGATCGGCTTCGGCGTCGCGATGTTCCCCCAGATCAACCAGCGCTTTTTCGTCGCCCGGAGCCAGCGCGTCCTCAAACGGTCGCTGGCACTGTGGCCCCTGCTGGTCATCCTGCTTTTCGTCCCCGCGTTCATCCTCGGGGCGTGGGCGACGGGACTCGGGGTCACGCCCAACGCCCGGGGGAACATTCTCCCGCCGTTGTTGAACGCCTATACGCCGACGTGGTTCGCCGCCCTGGTCGTCGCGGGCGCGATGGCCGCGATGATGTCCTCGAGCGACTCGATGTTGCTGTCGGGATCGTCGTACCTGACGCGGGACCTCTACCGGCCGTTCGTCGACCCGGACGCCAGCGACCGCCGGGAGGACCTCGTCGCCAGGCTGGCGGTCGTCGCCTTCGCGCTGATCGCACTGGCGATGAGCCTCGGGACGAACCTGACGTTGATCGAGATCGGCGCGACGGCCTTCAAGGGCTACGCCCAACTGACTCTGCCCGTGCTGGTCGCGCTGTACTGGCGCGGGACGACGCGGGCAGGGATGCTCGCGGGCGTCGGTATCAGCCAGGCGTTCTACCTGCTTGCGACGTTCACCGACCCCGTCCCGGCGACCTACGGGGGTTGGCAGGCCGGGCTGATCGGGATGGGGATCGGTCTCGTGCTGACGGTCGGCGTCTCGCTGGTCACCCGGGCCGCACCCGAGGAGAACGCCGATCGGTTCGTCACGCCCGAACGGACCGACGCTGAGTGA
- a CDS encoding DUF3311 domain-containing protein, translating into MAERTVALFWGVVTLVLSGLAIPWFLWGTDNIVAGLPVWLWWHVGWMFLTSLVFYTFTRHAWGVGVERGV; encoded by the coding sequence ATGGCCGAACGGACCGTCGCGTTGTTTTGGGGGGTCGTGACACTCGTCCTGAGTGGACTTGCGATCCCGTGGTTCCTGTGGGGCACCGACAATATCGTTGCCGGCCTGCCAGTGTGGCTGTGGTGGCACGTCGGCTGGATGTTCCTGACGTCGCTCGTCTTCTACACATTCACCAGACACGCGTGGGGTGTCGGCGTCGAAAGGGGTGTCTGA
- the dnaG gene encoding DNA primase DnaG has protein sequence MQDSAKYLIHAQIEANGVVERSDVVGAIFGQTEGLLGDELDLRTLQESSKVGRIDVTIDSESGRSIGEVTIASGLDRVETSILAASLEAIDRVGPCRATLEITQLEDVRTAKRRQIVDRAEELLARFDEEVMSSHELVEEVRRRARVERITEYKGYPAGPRVADGDAIIVVEGRADVLTLLQYGIKNAVGVEGTNVPDPIAELTHDRTVTAFLDGDRGGDLILKELAQVGSVDYVAFAPAGRSVEDLSRTDVTDALREKVPYESVTDGEGSLEDIAPDSPDNEGSTTGETAEHSSKEPSPDETGTSGGSDESPEAIADAEANGSGTDSTGEDPPALDGTAADGDDVTDDTITTEGGEAVPVPSDGEAVVETTTGNGTLSEDDTESKEIDGTEVTPESDTEETDEVLTVAESLEDHVRTVIGESSGAVRLLDESLATLSEAPVEEAFGTIRDADPVPGTVVIDGPVTQRLLDVSAQRGVSRIVASERGDLVKQPASVRVTIPGAA, from the coding sequence ATGCAAGATTCAGCGAAATATCTCATCCACGCACAGATCGAAGCCAACGGGGTGGTCGAGCGGAGTGACGTCGTCGGCGCGATCTTCGGCCAGACCGAAGGATTGCTCGGCGACGAACTCGACCTCCGGACGTTACAGGAATCCTCGAAGGTCGGCCGCATCGACGTCACGATCGATTCCGAAAGCGGTCGCTCGATCGGCGAGGTGACGATCGCCAGCGGACTCGACCGCGTCGAAACCTCGATCCTGGCAGCCTCCCTGGAAGCGATCGATCGGGTCGGTCCCTGTCGCGCGACCTTGGAAATCACGCAGCTCGAAGATGTCAGGACAGCAAAACGTCGTCAGATCGTCGACCGTGCCGAGGAGTTGCTCGCGCGCTTCGACGAGGAAGTGATGTCGAGTCACGAACTCGTCGAGGAGGTCCGCCGCCGGGCCCGCGTCGAACGTATTACCGAGTACAAGGGATACCCGGCAGGTCCGAGAGTCGCCGACGGCGATGCGATCATCGTCGTCGAGGGCCGAGCGGACGTCTTGACGCTTCTCCAGTACGGGATCAAGAACGCTGTCGGCGTCGAGGGGACGAACGTCCCGGACCCGATCGCCGAACTAACTCACGATCGGACGGTGACGGCATTCCTCGACGGCGACCGCGGCGGCGATCTCATCCTGAAGGAACTCGCACAGGTCGGCAGCGTCGATTACGTCGCCTTTGCTCCGGCCGGCCGGTCGGTCGAGGACCTCTCGCGGACTGACGTTACCGACGCCCTTCGGGAGAAAGTCCCCTACGAGTCTGTCACCGATGGCGAGGGGTCCCTCGAGGATATTGCCCCCGACAGCCCCGACAACGAGGGTTCTACAACGGGAGAAACGGCCGAGCACTCATCGAAGGAGCCGTCCCCGGATGAAACTGGCACGTCAGGCGGGAGCGACGAATCACCGGAAGCCATCGCGGACGCTGAAGCGAATGGCTCGGGTACTGACAGTACTGGCGAGGATCCTCCGGCCCTCGACGGGACAGCAGCCGACGGCGATGATGTGACGGATGACACGATCACGACGGAGGGTGGCGAAGCGGTGCCCGTTCCCAGCGACGGGGAGGCAGTCGTCGAAACGACGACGGGCAATGGGACTCTCTCCGAGGATGACACGGAAAGCAAGGAGATTGACGGAACCGAAGTCACGCCCGAGTCGGATACCGAGGAGACTGACGAGGTGCTCACCGTCGCGGAATCACTCGAAGATCACGTCCGGACTGTCATCGGCGAGTCCTCCGGCGCGGTCAGATTACTCGATGAATCACTGGCAACCTTATCGGAAGCCCCGGTCGAGGAGGCGTTCGGCACGATCCGTGACGCCGACCCGGTTCCCGGGACGGTCGTCATCGACGGCCCGGTGACTCAGCGTCTACTGGATGTCTCCGCACAACGCGGGGTCTCCCGGATCGTCGCCAGCGAGCGTGGCGATCTCGTCAAGCAGCCGGCGTCGGTCCGTGTGACGATTCCCGGAGCGGCCTAA
- a CDS encoding glutaredoxin family protein encodes MSTETPTDAETVTEYVERVIEENDVVLFMKGTPQRPQCGFSQRAVGLIRAHRDDFETVDVLDALPEYRAALEAQSGWETIPQTYVDGEFVGGSDILAEHEESGDLAETLTA; translated from the coding sequence ATGTCAACTGAGACTCCCACTGACGCCGAAACTGTCACTGAATACGTCGAGCGCGTGATCGAAGAAAATGACGTCGTGCTGTTCATGAAGGGAACACCGCAGCGTCCGCAATGTGGCTTCTCCCAGCGAGCGGTCGGGTTGATACGTGCCCACCGTGACGACTTCGAGACTGTCGACGTCCTCGATGCGCTCCCGGAGTACCGGGCTGCGCTGGAAGCACAGAGCGGATGGGAGACCATTCCACAGACGTACGTCGACGGTGAGTTCGTCGGCGGCAGCGACATTCTCGCAGAACACGAAGAGAGCGGCGACCTCGCCGAGACACTGACGGCGTAA
- a CDS encoding BolA family protein produces the protein MESAEVERRIEDAIPDATATVTHPRPNDTEHLAATVVSPAFAGKTLVEQHEMVYDALGEAMTTEIHALKVTTRTPEEAE, from the coding sequence ATGGAATCCGCTGAAGTCGAGCGCCGCATCGAGGACGCGATCCCCGATGCGACGGCGACCGTCACCCATCCGCGGCCGAACGACACGGAACATCTGGCCGCCACCGTCGTCTCGCCTGCCTTTGCCGGGAAAACACTCGTCGAGCAACACGAGATGGTCTACGACGCCTTGGGGGAGGCGATGACGACCGAGATCCACGCCCTGAAGGTGACGACCCGGACGCCTGAAGAAGCTGAGTGA
- a CDS encoding undecaprenyl diphosphate synthase family protein, whose protein sequence is MGLYDRYLATRIRLSDAAIPERVAIVLTEQDLLEQGAYDILESVLEWAFEYGARELILYVSVLDEAAVPTLRRQLESIDVSRDMAVRGPGDDHRADAPIQISIGLGGKHEFATAVQGLAREVEADELDPADIDEAEIERRLVFRSDPDLVIKTGAERLSDFMIWQSVYSELYFTDVNWRDFRERDYLRAIRDYQRRQRRFGR, encoded by the coding sequence GTGGGGTTGTACGACCGCTATCTCGCGACGCGAATCCGGCTGAGCGACGCTGCAATCCCGGAACGCGTCGCGATCGTTCTGACAGAGCAGGATCTCCTGGAACAGGGAGCCTACGACATCCTCGAATCCGTCCTGGAGTGGGCGTTTGAATACGGTGCCCGGGAGCTTATCCTCTATGTCAGTGTGCTCGATGAAGCCGCCGTGCCCACGTTGCGTCGGCAACTCGAATCGATCGACGTCTCGCGGGACATGGCGGTCCGCGGTCCCGGCGACGACCACCGGGCCGACGCGCCGATTCAGATCAGCATCGGACTCGGTGGAAAACACGAGTTTGCGACCGCCGTCCAGGGACTTGCCCGGGAGGTCGAGGCTGACGAACTCGATCCCGCGGACATCGACGAAGCCGAAATCGAACGCCGGCTGGTCTTCCGGTCGGACCCGGATCTCGTGATCAAGACGGGAGCCGAACGACTGTCCGATTTCATGATCTGGCAATCCGTCTATTCGGAACTGTACTTCACCGACGTCAACTGGCGGGACTTCCGGGAGCGAGATTATCTTCGAGCCATTCGGGATTACCAGCGGCGTCAGCGGCGTTTCGGCCGCTGA
- a CDS encoding DUF6293 family protein produces the protein MQTHIVPVGFDYDRLIAPLVREQRTVDRAILLEGAIGNEANAEYSRLLTSQLQKDFQNLLGSKTERILVEDVYDYDAAFEQGFSLISDELDRDPDAEVWLNISAMPRTVSFAFATAAHSIAVEREGDRHRIHTYYTAPEKYLETELAEELRKQIDLLEDLSDDVDDDLVEKRLGSAQDLIEEFDERGTTIGAKEINGSYMVEIPVASFSNVKPFEELILFTLGEHGEFESVSELAQTLAEDLGEEYTDSFRSKVLYNVDRLGPGGKGYIEQEEHGKSYRTRLSRIGELWVRAHSGERPDRAPATN, from the coding sequence ATGCAAACACACATCGTCCCGGTCGGGTTCGACTACGACCGGCTCATCGCGCCGCTGGTCCGGGAGCAACGTACCGTCGATCGTGCGATCCTGCTGGAGGGAGCCATCGGCAACGAGGCCAACGCCGAATACTCCCGACTCCTGACGAGTCAACTCCAGAAGGACTTCCAGAACCTGCTGGGCTCGAAGACCGAGCGAATTCTCGTCGAGGACGTCTACGACTACGACGCCGCCTTCGAGCAGGGCTTCTCGCTCATCAGCGACGAACTCGATCGTGATCCTGACGCCGAAGTCTGGCTCAACATCTCCGCGATGCCCCGGACAGTCAGCTTCGCCTTCGCGACGGCCGCCCACTCGATCGCCGTCGAGCGCGAGGGTGACCGTCACCGGATCCACACCTACTACACCGCTCCCGAGAAGTACCTCGAAACGGAACTCGCCGAGGAACTCCGCAAGCAGATCGACCTGCTCGAGGACCTCTCGGACGACGTCGACGACGATCTCGTCGAGAAGCGCCTGGGAAGCGCACAGGATCTCATCGAGGAGTTCGACGAGCGTGGAACGACGATCGGAGCCAAGGAGATCAACGGCAGCTACATGGTCGAGATCCCCGTCGCTTCCTTCTCGAACGTCAAGCCCTTCGAGGAACTCATCCTCTTTACGCTGGGCGAACACGGCGAGTTCGAATCGGTCTCCGAATTGGCCCAGACACTGGCCGAAGACCTCGGCGAGGAGTACACCGACAGCTTCCGGTCGAAGGTGCTCTACAACGTCGATCGCCTCGGGCCCGGCGGGAAAGGCTACATCGAGCAAGAAGAGCACGGCAAGTCCTATCGGACGCGGCTCTCCCGGATCGGCGAACTCTGGGTACGCGCACACTCGGGTGAACGCCCCGATCGTGCGCCAGCAACGAATTGA
- a CDS encoding valine--tRNA ligase: MSTEHETDDEPTDESTAEPSLDGRYDPRETEPRWQDYWVDNDVFAYEESETPDADTQFTIDTPPPTVSGSLHMGHLYQFTLQDFVARFRRMTDDTVYFPFGYDDNGIASERLTERELGIRHSDFERREFQEKTRDVCADYEDAFTEDVQSLAISVDWDNTYKTIEPRVQRISQLSFLDLYEQGKEYRQRAPTIWCPDCETAISQVEQEDTEQHTTFNDIEFPLVEDGNGEADDGETLTISTTRPELLPACVSIFVHPDDDANAHLVGGTAEVPLFGQEVPIIEDERVDLETGSGVVMCCTFGDQTDIEWYQAHDLPLRIAIDESGTMTDRAGEYEGLSTTEAREAIIADLDDAGHLLESRDHHHSVQVHERCETEVEYLVTEQWYVDMLDSTDDYLEAGREMDWYPEKMFTRYKHWIEGLEWDWCISRQRDSGIPFPVWYCEDCGEPVFADREDLPVDPLSDDPPVDTCPECGGSDFEPESDVFDTWATSSLTPLINAGWDWDADTETFEFDNPELYPMNLRPQGHDIISFWLFHTVVKCYEHTGEIPFDTVMVNGMVLDENREAMSKSKGNVVSPEAVLEDFPVDATRYWAAGTSIGDDFPFKENDLEAGERLLQKLWNASKLVDQLAPGNNYEEPEDLAAIDEWLLAKLDATVGSLTEKLDTYEFSKARNELRTFFWNTFCDDYLEIAKQRNDESAAYTLVTAHRTFLKLFAPFLPHVVEEIWQAKYAEQVDAASIHTTDWPEPRGYDADLAAGETAMATIAALRSYKTDHDMALNADLDRVEVYGDVTGFESAIQQVMHVDEIAVVKDDPEISTEIADIDLDYATVGPKYGEKVGDIEGALATDEYELDGEQLRAGDVTLEASEFEVREEHTYAGEGELVETEDVAIVVQA; the protein is encoded by the coding sequence ATGAGTACGGAACACGAAACTGACGACGAGCCGACCGACGAATCGACAGCCGAACCGTCGCTCGACGGGAGGTACGATCCCCGCGAGACCGAGCCCAGATGGCAGGACTACTGGGTCGACAACGACGTCTTCGCCTACGAGGAAAGCGAGACGCCCGACGCCGACACCCAGTTCACCATCGACACGCCGCCGCCGACCGTCTCGGGCAGCCTCCACATGGGCCACCTCTATCAGTTCACCCTCCAGGACTTCGTCGCCCGGTTCCGGCGGATGACCGACGACACCGTCTACTTCCCCTTTGGCTACGACGACAACGGCATCGCCTCCGAGCGACTCACCGAGCGCGAACTCGGGATCCGCCACAGCGACTTCGAGCGCCGCGAGTTCCAGGAGAAGACCCGCGACGTCTGTGCCGACTACGAGGACGCCTTTACCGAGGACGTCCAGTCACTCGCCATCTCGGTCGACTGGGATAACACGTACAAGACGATCGAACCCCGCGTCCAGCGCATCTCCCAGCTATCGTTCCTGGACCTCTACGAGCAGGGCAAGGAGTACCGCCAGCGCGCGCCGACGATCTGGTGTCCCGACTGTGAGACGGCCATCTCACAGGTCGAACAGGAGGATACCGAACAACACACCACATTCAACGACATCGAGTTCCCGCTGGTCGAGGACGGGAACGGCGAAGCCGACGACGGCGAGACGCTGACGATCTCGACGACGCGGCCCGAACTCCTGCCGGCCTGTGTCTCGATCTTCGTCCACCCTGATGACGACGCGAACGCTCACCTCGTCGGCGGGACCGCCGAAGTCCCCCTCTTCGGCCAGGAGGTCCCGATCATCGAGGACGAGCGCGTCGACTTAGAGACCGGTAGCGGCGTCGTCATGTGCTGTACCTTCGGCGACCAGACTGACATCGAGTGGTACCAGGCACACGACCTGCCCCTGCGGATCGCCATCGACGAATCGGGAACGATGACCGACCGCGCCGGCGAGTACGAGGGACTGTCGACGACCGAGGCCCGCGAGGCCATCATCGCCGATCTCGACGACGCGGGACACCTCCTGGAGAGTCGCGATCACCACCACTCGGTCCAGGTCCACGAGCGCTGTGAGACCGAAGTCGAGTATCTCGTGACCGAGCAGTGGTACGTCGACATGCTCGACTCGACCGACGACTATCTCGAGGCCGGCCGGGAGATGGACTGGTACCCCGAGAAGATGTTCACCCGGTACAAACACTGGATCGAGGGACTCGAATGGGACTGGTGTATCTCCCGCCAGCGTGACTCGGGTATCCCCTTCCCGGTGTGGTACTGCGAAGACTGTGGCGAACCCGTCTTCGCCGACCGCGAAGACCTGCCTGTCGATCCACTCAGTGACGACCCCCCCGTCGACACCTGTCCGGAATGTGGCGGCTCGGACTTCGAGCCGGAGAGCGACGTCTTCGACACGTGGGCGACCTCCTCGCTGACGCCGCTGATCAACGCCGGGTGGGATTGGGATGCGGACACGGAGACCTTCGAATTCGACAACCCGGAGCTCTATCCGATGAACCTCCGGCCACAGGGCCACGACATCATCTCCTTCTGGCTGTTCCACACCGTCGTGAAGTGTTACGAGCACACCGGTGAGATCCCCTTCGATACGGTGATGGTCAACGGGATGGTACTCGACGAGAACCGCGAGGCGATGTCGAAATCGAAGGGCAACGTCGTTTCGCCGGAGGCAGTCCTCGAAGACTTCCCCGTCGACGCCACGCGGTACTGGGCCGCCGGAACCTCGATCGGCGACGACTTCCCGTTCAAGGAAAACGATCTCGAGGCCGGCGAGCGCCTGCTACAGAAACTCTGGAACGCCTCGAAGCTCGTCGATCAGCTCGCACCCGGAAACAATTACGAGGAGCCCGAGGACCTCGCCGCGATCGACGAGTGGTTGCTGGCCAAACTCGACGCAACGGTCGGGAGCCTGACCGAGAAACTCGATACCTACGAGTTCTCGAAGGCCCGCAACGAACTCCGGACGTTCTTCTGGAATACGTTCTGTGACGACTACCTCGAAATCGCGAAACAGCGCAACGACGAGTCGGCGGCTTACACGCTTGTGACTGCCCATAGAACCTTCCTCAAGCTGTTCGCGCCGTTCCTGCCACACGTCGTCGAAGAGATCTGGCAGGCGAAATACGCCGAGCAGGTCGACGCGGCGTCGATCCACACGACCGACTGGCCCGAACCTCGCGGCTACGACGCCGACCTTGCCGCGGGCGAGACGGCGATGGCGACGATCGCCGCGTTGCGGTCGTACAAAACCGACCACGACATGGCGCTGAATGCGGATCTCGACCGCGTCGAAGTCTACGGCGACGTGACCGGTTTCGAATCGGCCATCCAGCAAGTCATGCACGTCGACGAGATCGCGGTCGTCAAGGACGATCCCGAGATCAGTACCGAGATCGCGGATATCGACCTCGATTACGCCACCGTCGGACCGAAGTACGGCGAGAAAGTCGGCGACATCGAAGGCGCCCTCGCGACCGACGAGTACGAACTCGACGGCGAGCAGCTCCGCGCCGGCGACGTGACGCTCGAAGCCAGCGAGTTCGAGGTGCGCGAGGAGCACACCTACGCTGGCGAGGGCGAACTCGTCGAAACCGAGGACGTAGCCATCGTCGTCCAGGCATAG
- a CDS encoding DUF92 domain-containing protein has protein sequence MTSALRRASAFALVGFASVIAPVANRLFSPNIGTLLAVSPFLLLAGGLHFVESGVVFELFARPGDRRDGQLYGLAGFSLSIAALVLLALQFDMPVAVPVAATMILSVGNVGARLVRATGREPIAATAGFVVGGFIAGLGGFVLSGSISGVLPSFPVLVFLAASGALLAALLRSMLFERDDPLVILSVGLLLWLFADLSISVTTTGIAIALGITVALGYVSYALETASLPGMLTGVLLSLLTIVIGDYGWFAMLITFFGGGGLASKFRYDEKVTRGIAQENEGARGSGNVLANSLVALFAVLAAAASPRLTGVHPDLFLFVFAGSVAAAMSDTLSSEFGGLYDAPRLITTFEPVEPGTDGGVTWQGELAGLAGAAVIAAIAFVAFDTITVGGAGVIVASGFIGMTVDSVLGATIEGQWVGNQGVNFLATLSAGVAGAALALATSIVVV, from the coding sequence GTGACTTCCGCGCTCCGACGTGCGTCAGCGTTCGCACTCGTCGGGTTCGCGAGTGTGATCGCTCCCGTTGCGAACCGATTGTTCTCCCCGAACATCGGGACACTTCTGGCTGTCTCGCCGTTTTTGCTCCTGGCTGGGGGGTTGCACTTCGTCGAGTCGGGCGTCGTCTTCGAGCTGTTCGCGCGACCTGGCGACCGCCGGGATGGACAGCTCTACGGGCTGGCCGGCTTTTCGCTCTCGATCGCCGCACTCGTTTTGCTGGCGTTACAGTTCGACATGCCAGTGGCCGTTCCGGTGGCGGCCACGATGATCCTAAGCGTCGGCAATGTCGGCGCACGGCTGGTCCGGGCCACTGGCCGGGAACCGATCGCGGCGACGGCCGGTTTTGTCGTCGGTGGGTTCATCGCCGGTCTGGGCGGATTCGTGCTCTCGGGGTCGATCAGCGGCGTGCTCCCCTCGTTCCCGGTGCTCGTCTTTCTTGCAGCAAGCGGTGCCTTGCTCGCCGCATTGCTCCGCTCGATGCTGTTCGAGCGCGACGATCCGCTGGTAATCCTGTCGGTTGGACTCCTCCTGTGGCTGTTTGCGGACCTTTCGATCTCGGTGACGACAACCGGCATCGCGATCGCACTCGGCATCACGGTCGCACTCGGATACGTTTCGTATGCCCTCGAGACGGCGTCGCTCCCGGGCATGCTGACCGGCGTCCTTCTGAGCCTGTTGACGATCGTCATCGGTGATTACGGCTGGTTCGCCATGCTCATCACCTTCTTCGGCGGCGGCGGACTCGCGAGCAAGTTCAGGTACGACGAGAAGGTTACCCGGGGCATCGCCCAGGAAAACGAGGGTGCCCGAGGGAGCGGCAACGTGCTCGCGAACTCGCTGGTCGCGCTCTTTGCTGTCCTGGCTGCCGCGGCAAGCCCGCGACTGACTGGTGTCCATCCAGACCTGTTTCTGTTCGTCTTCGCTGGCTCGGTCGCGGCAGCGATGAGCGATACGCTATCGAGTGAGTTCGGTGGTCTCTACGACGCGCCGCGACTCATCACCACGTTCGAGCCGGTCGAACCGGGCACCGATGGCGGCGTGACGTGGCAGGGTGAACTCGCCGGCCTCGCCGGTGCCGCCGTCATTGCCGCCATCGCGTTCGTCGCCTTCGACACGATCACCGTCGGTGGCGCCGGCGTGATTGTCGCCAGCGGATTCATCGGCATGACCGTAGACAGCGTGCTGGGAGCGACCATCGAAGGGCAGTGGGTTGGCAACCAGGGCGTGAACTTCCTCGCCACGCTTTCGGCCGGGGTCGCCGGGGCCGCCCTTGCACTCGCCACGAGTATCGTGGTGGTGTGA
- a CDS encoding N-acetyltransferase, translating to MVAQPTVDLRDVRPEDHEHLRPIQNAAIDEPSPQLLRAAVDGLGIGLVAVIDRPVGYVFALVGETAAYVPEIAVDPAHQRRGIGTALLDGVAERTAKAGASALRVTVRVDDERAQAFYRTHGFREHERLPEYYGTEPAAGMVLSRPL from the coding sequence ATGGTGGCCCAGCCCACTGTGGACCTCAGAGACGTGCGACCCGAGGATCACGAACACCTTCGCCCAATCCAGAACGCTGCGATCGACGAACCGTCGCCCCAACTCCTCAGGGCCGCGGTCGACGGCCTCGGGATCGGCCTCGTTGCCGTCATCGATCGGCCGGTGGGATACGTCTTCGCGCTGGTTGGCGAAACCGCGGCGTATGTCCCCGAGATCGCCGTCGATCCGGCCCACCAGCGGCGGGGCATCGGGACTGCCCTTCTCGACGGCGTCGCCGAGCGAACGGCCAAAGCGGGGGCTTCGGCGCTTCGAGTGACTGTTCGCGTCGACGACGAGCGCGCGCAGGCCTTTTACCGGACACACGGCTTCCGCGAACACGAGCGCTTGCCGGAGTACTACGGGACGGAGCCGGCGGCCGGAATGGTTCTCTCCCGTCCGCTTTAG